From the Ictalurus furcatus strain D&B chromosome 19, Billie_1.0, whole genome shotgun sequence genome, one window contains:
- the usp44 gene encoding ubiquitin carboxyl-terminal hydrolase 44, whose product MDKCKHVGRLRLAQDHSILNPQKWHCVDCNTTESVWACLSCSHVACGRYIEEHALQHFKEQRHPLALEVNELYVFCYLCDDYVLNDNATGDLKLLRGTLGAIKSQRYEVTTRSGRILRSGAAQLEHGNAQELQLRAEDRMFTALWHRRRALMGRVFRTWFGHTERGRRFLEEERQREEEEERRREARERRRTLKRQLQEELESAPPRKSSRIRKQSQKAAAAASLTEGRQIQHTPAPPSNVRTRKDKTLRRRSGTSAKTKQTRAPPTNSGDSPIKRRPTVTPGVTGLRNLGNTCYMNSILQVLSHLHVFRECFLRLDLNQALELLASAVSRKLGLSVQHGSQPKAAGQGSGLSGGASRSRSMELIQPKEPSSKHISLCHELHTLFQVMWSGKWALVSPFAMLHSVWQLIPAFRGYAQQDAQEFLCELLDKVQHELERTGTLTPATVPANQRRLIKQVLSVVNTIFHGQLLSQVRCLACDHRSNTVEPFWDLSLEFPERYHSNSKDVAQVPCRLTEMLAKFTETEALEGAIYACDHCNNKRRRFCSKQVVLTEAQKQLVVYKLPHVLRLHLKRFRWSGRNHREKIGVHVKFEQELNMEPYCCKDSASNTSLHHQHFLYQLSAVVMHHGKGFGSGHYTAFCYNTEGGFWVHCNDSKLSVCAVEEVCKAQAYILFYTQRNSQDKGKASDL is encoded by the exons ATGGACAAGTGTAAGCACGTGGGTCGACTGAGGCTCGCACAGGACCACTCGATCCTGAATCCGCAGAAATGGCACTGCGTGGACTGCAATACCACGGAGTCGGTGTGGGCGTGCCTCAGCTGCTCGCACGTGGCCTGCGGACGCTACATCGAGGAGCACGCGCTGCAGCACTTCAAG GAGCAGCGCCACCCTCTGGCCTTGGAGGTGAACGAACTGTATGTGTTCTGCTACCTGTGTGACGACTATGTGCTGAACGACAACGCCACAGGAGACCTGAAGCTGCTGCGCGGCACACTGGGCGCCATCAAGAGCCAACGCTATGAGGTGACGACACGCAGCGGGCGCATCCTACGCTCCGGCGCAGCCCAGCTGGAGCACGGAAATGCACAGGAGCTGCAGCTGCGCGCGGAGGACCGCATGTTTACGGCGCTGTGGCACCGACGGCGAGCGCTCATGGGCCGCGTGTTCCGTACCTGGTTTGGCCACACGGAGCGCGGAAGGAGGTTCCTCGAGGAGGAGCGGCAgcgtgaggaagaggaggagcgcAGAAGGGAGGCACGGGAGAGGAGACGAACACTCAAACGGCAGCTCCAGGAAGAGCTGGAGAGCGCGCCGCCGCGGAAGAGCAGCCGGATCCGGAAGCAGAGCCAGAAAGCAGCGGCTGCCGCATCCTTAACAGAAGGGAGACAAATCCAACACACGCCAGCTCCGCCCTCTAATGTTCGGACTCGAAAAGACAAAACGCTTCGGAGAAGGTCGGGCACCTCAGCCAAGACCAAACAGACTCGAGCGCCGCCTACCAATTCTGGCGACTCCCCTATTAAGAGGCGGCCCACGGTCACGCCTGGCGTGACGGGTTTAAGGAATCTTGGCAACACATGCTACATGAACTCCATACTGCAGGTTCTGAGTCACCTGCACGTGTTTAGGGAGTGTTTTCTGAGACTGGATCTGAACCAGGCGCTGGAGCTGCTAGCATCCGCCGTTAGCCGAAAGCTGGGGCTCTCGGTTCAGCATGGCAGCCAGCCCAAAGCCGCCGGTCAGGGATCCGGGCTCAGCGGGGGCGCCTCACGCTCACGCAGCATGGAGCTCATTCAACCCAAAGAGCCCAGCTCCAAACACATCTCACTCTGCCATGAGCTGCACACTCTGTTCCAG gtgatGTGGTCAGGAAAGTGGGCTCTGGTGTCTCCGTTTGCGATGCTGCACTCGGTCTGGCAGTTGATCCCGGCGTTTCGAGGCTACGCGCAGCAGGACGCGCAGGAGTTCCTGTGCGAGCTCCTGGACAAAGTCCAACACGAGCTGGAGCGAACCGGAACTCTCACACCAGCCACCGTGCCGGCCAATCAGAGACGCCTGATCAAACAGGTGCTCAGCGTGGTCAATACCATCTTTCACGGCCAGCTACTCAGCCAG GTAAGGTGTTTGGCGTGTGATCACCGCTCGAACACAGTGGAGCCTTTCTGGGATCTGTCGTTAGAGTTTCCCGAGCGTTACCACAGCAACAGTAAGGATGTCGCGCAGGTGCCGTGTAGGCTGACGGAGATGCTGGCCAAGTTTACAGAGACGGAGGCTTTAGAAGGAGCCATTTACGCCTGTGACCACTGCAACA ATAAACGGCGGCGTTTCTGCTCCAAGCAAGTGGTTCTGACAGAAGCTCAGAAGCAGCTGGTGGTCTACAAACTGCCTCATGTCTTACGGCTACACCTTAAACGTTTCag GTGGTCCGGTCGTAACCACAGGGAGAAGATCGGCGTCCATGTCAAGTTCGAGCAGGAGCTGAACATGGAGCCCTACTGCTGCAAAGACTCTGCCTCCAACACATCACTCCACCACCAACACTTCCTCTACCAGCTCTCTGCTGTCGTCATGCATCACGGCAAGGGCTTCGGCTCGGGACATTACACCGCCTTCTGTTACAACACAGAGGGAG gATTTTGGGTGCACTGTAACGACTCCAAGCTAAGCGTGTGcgcagtggaggaggtgtgcAAGGCTCAGGCCTACATTCTGTTCTACACCCAGAGAAACTCTCAGGACAAAGGCAAAGCCAGCGACCTCTGA